One Corallococcus silvisoli DNA window includes the following coding sequences:
- a CDS encoding histidine phosphatase family protein — MNTRAPQVVLVRHGETEWSRSGQHTGRTDLPLVEEGRLMGERLRVPLRAWRFAAVWTSPLTRALETCVLAGYGDVAQKRDDLMEFNYGDYEGRTGADIRTTRPGWTLWNDGVPNGETMEQVGARADRVIAEARALQDDVLLFSHGHLLRILAARWLGLPPDDGRLFHLSTASISVLGFEAGRSQPVLSGWNDTTHLKE; from the coding sequence ATGAACACTCGCGCGCCCCAGGTGGTCCTCGTCCGTCACGGTGAGACGGAGTGGAGCCGCAGCGGCCAGCACACCGGCCGCACCGACCTGCCCCTCGTGGAAGAGGGCCGTCTCATGGGCGAGCGCCTCCGCGTGCCCCTGCGCGCCTGGCGCTTCGCCGCCGTGTGGACCAGCCCGCTGACCCGCGCCCTGGAGACCTGCGTGCTCGCCGGCTACGGCGACGTGGCCCAGAAGCGCGACGACCTGATGGAGTTCAACTACGGCGACTACGAGGGCCGCACCGGCGCGGACATCCGCACCACGCGCCCGGGCTGGACGCTGTGGAACGACGGCGTCCCCAACGGGGAGACGATGGAGCAGGTGGGCGCCCGCGCGGACCGCGTCATCGCGGAGGCGCGCGCCCTCCAGGACGACGTGCTCCTCTTCTCCCACGGACACCTGCTGCGCATCCTCGCCGCGCGCTGGCTGGGCCTGCCCCCGGACGACGGCAGGCTCTTCCACCTGAGCACCGCCTCCATCAGCGTCCTGGGCTTCGAGGCCGGCCGCAGTCAACCGGTCCTCTCGGGATGGAACGACACCACGCACCTGAAGGAGTAG
- a CDS encoding GNAT family N-acetyltransferase, with the protein MPTLGPTLETPRLILRPPTLDDLDGFAAMMADPEAAKYIGGLQPRSSVWRAVCAMAGSWALQGYAMFSMLEKSTGKWVGRLGPWKPEGWPGTEVGWGMPREAWGKGYATEGATATIDWAFDTLGWTEVIHSISPENTPSKKVAERLGSRFLRMGALPAPYDDHPVEIWGQSREEWRTRKRER; encoded by the coding sequence ATGCCAACCCTGGGCCCCACACTCGAAACCCCTCGCCTCATCCTGCGTCCCCCCACGCTCGACGACCTGGACGGCTTCGCGGCGATGATGGCGGACCCGGAGGCCGCGAAGTACATCGGCGGACTCCAGCCGCGCTCCTCCGTGTGGCGCGCGGTCTGCGCCATGGCCGGCTCGTGGGCGCTCCAGGGCTACGCCATGTTCTCCATGCTCGAGAAGTCCACCGGGAAGTGGGTGGGCCGGCTCGGGCCCTGGAAGCCGGAGGGCTGGCCGGGCACCGAGGTCGGCTGGGGGATGCCGCGCGAGGCCTGGGGCAAGGGCTACGCGACCGAGGGCGCCACGGCCACCATCGACTGGGCCTTCGACACGCTCGGGTGGACGGAGGTCATCCACTCCATCTCCCCGGAGAACACGCCTTCGAAGAAGGTGGCCGAGCGGCTGGGCTCGCGCTTCCTGCGCATGGGGGCGCTGCCCGCGCCCTACGACGACCACCCCGTGGAGATCTGGGGCCAGAGTCGTGAGGAGTGGCGAACACGGAAGCGGGAGCGCTGA